CTGCACATATATAGTTCATACTCGAAGGACCTTAGGTAGGGACTTTTGTGACAAACATAAATTAGGTTTAATCACATTTCGAATGAATGCCCACAAGTCTCAGTGATCGATCCACACACATTGTAAAAAGTTGGATagaattaataatattaaaaaaaaaaagagttacttTGTCCCAAGTTTTCCCAAATTATGGGCGACTCCTCTTATCAGGTTCTCTAATTTAATATTTCCtctttcaagaaaaagaaaagaaaaatgcctTGCTTTTTACAACGATCTTATGTAATTTAATGGTCGTAGCTTCCATTTCAAAGAAGGCGGTGGGGCCCATCAATAGTAGGTTCGGACATTCGTGACCGTACCGCGTTCGATGGTGGTTAGGTCTGCGCACATGTTCGGTAACCTTTTAGGCCTTTTCATTTTAACGGTCCCCCACCGTATGGCATCCCGGGTCATAAATTCCTCGTGAAGTTACGTATTTACTTATAAACGTGTTCATTTTATCAAAAGCCAAAATTGCTcgtgaattttcgaaaaatcaatTCCAGTTCGCCTACGCAAACATATTAACGATGATTAATGTGCAGAAATATTTGATTAGCCATACTTTGGCGCCAcaacaataaaataattatttaaatctCATGTTACACTATAATAATTATCTCATGGCATATGAAAAGTACATTTACAATTATTATGATTAAGACGATCAAGCTTTTCACTTTATCCCAAGGGAGCAAGGAGTAAGCATAAACTTCTTACTACATAACGTATGAAATAATATTAAGGTGTTTTGTTATATAAAATGATTAACGTGAAGAAATGGTTATTTTCTCGATCTTAAGTAACTTGCTTATTTACCCTTGAGATGTGTCAGTTTGAGCAAAGGATTTTTCCGTAAATTAGTTTTTCAGTGTTCAATTAGTTGAAAGCAATTGgttaagaaaaataatgcaaattatatatatttcctATGATCATAAACAATTTTCCGTtttttcaaaaaacatttttctttgtcatgaaatttttccaCCAAGCAAACGTGCCTTCAATGCTCAAAGCAAGCCCAAAATATCCTAAATCTCACGGTCCAATGAAATCCGATTGAAATCATCCCCTTCTAAATATCTGCTTTCCAAGTCCAGctatattaaatttattgaaatttatttacaaaatcGAATTTCACTAAATAATTCGACAAACTGTTATTGAATGTTTAAATAAGCGAGCCACCTTAAACACCAAATAATAATCTTCCACGTCACTCCgaaaatcaattttacaaattaatcTAATAAGCATAATCTACCATTTATTTCCCAAATTACGGCGAGCAAAAAACAGCACCGCCCCCGTCTCGTAGCGATGCCCTCGCGTATAACGGGAAAAGCATCCGACGCGGCAGGGCAGTTACTACACGCGTTCGGCGCCACATGAGCTCGCCGCGTTTCGACCTCCCATTGGCCCGCGCTACGTGAAGGAGGTTAGAAGAGTCAAAGTCAACAGTTGACCTGCCCCAGGTCCAGTTAGGGTCCGACACGTGGTCTCCTTAAGGGAGTCCCGCCACCATTGGAGCATTTATTATCCCAGCCAATCCGACCGTGCACAACCTCAGACCCATACGATCGCGGGCCGTACGCTCCTCATAGTGGCGGGTGGGGCCACCACCACTCACGAGAATCATCGCCCGAGCTGAACTCAAGAGCTCGTGCTTCTCCTTATGTCTAAGTGTTTGGTTGATTCCCTTTTTCCCTGccaatagggaaaaaaaaaaaattttctactCGTTTTATATACTATTCTTCGtatgctatttttattttttattggacGCTTGAAGTACACCTTTTTGTGTATGAGTTCGTCCTTTCatcaaatagaaataaaaatgttaatgTGAACTGATTTATCAGTGCCACGTCAGTTCTAATCAAACAAGAATGATGTTTATATGTACTTTTCTTTCGAAAATAAGAGAagacgaaaaataaaaaacaaaaaagctaaTATTGAAAacgaaaggaaaggaaagggatGCCTCCTAAAGTTAAGAGAAAAGTCGGCTTACCTCCGTCATTTTAACTGACGAGGGTTGTCAATACTAGCTCAAAGCAAGGTATCCTGACCGTCCCCTGAGTCGCCAGCAAGATCGCAATGATAGGTCATCGACTCTTGCCATTGTTGTCGACCAAGGCTGTTGAGCCCCATCAATCATGTCCCTCTGTCGGTCTATCTACCATAATCaacacaagaaaatataatGAACTCGTGTAATAACATTAAGTGCGATACATATTTGTTTATCACATGATATTAGAATAAATGTGATACATAAAATGATGTGCATCCTCAAGTTAttgatatttataaaattaatctTTCCTTTGGCTGGCAATGTGTTTTATATAACTTCATCTAATGAGTGCAACATTCATGCGTAATACATGTTCTTTTACAAGGTTTTAAGGTTGACCCAATGCGATGTGTGCAAGTGCTCCAAGCATGGCCTTAAATTCTTACTCCTCTTGCTTAACTTAAAAGGCTCACCTTTTCTCTATcctcctctctctatctcttgaAATTTATATAGATCAATATCATCATTCTCATCAATCATTTGGTCACTTGTTCACGTAATAAAGTCTACATATTAATAATTATGATAATGTTAGTCTATGTATATTCATTTTTATgtcatatttttcttcactGTCGTTGTCACCACCCCATCATTAACGAAAAGGGCACCCTCTTGTTGCTGGTAAGGGTTGCGACTATTGATTGAGACCCAACGACCCTCCACGGCCATTGTCCCACCATTGGTGGCCTTTTTCATCAAAGATGAGGCAGCGGCAACCTAGGCCTTTGCCaccttttttatatttattggTTTTCTCAAAATCAGcttatttttaatctaaaatttaattctaattacggtttaaaaaaatttaaatcaaaataatgTCACAACGCCACCtaggaaaaatatgaaaaagaaaaaataacgcCAGTAATTTCCGTATGTCGAGTCAGAAGTAATTAACAGAAATACTTGGTTGCACCAATTAATTAACTTcagaactcaattgcactttttgaaattttcgaaaaataaaatctaatcaCATGTTAATGATGAGCTATAAGATTTCATGGGGTACTCTTGCCTCTCACTTTTTTTCCTGCTGTCGTTCACGCGCACTCGCCGCCTCCCCTACATACGTACGCCAACGGGACCTCTGAAAACCAGAGTCTCAAGAATCAAGAACCAACAAATAAATGGAGCTTGTGGTCCTCACCCCCACACCGAAACACGAACGCCcagtccctctctctcccctcctctctTTTCACCTTTTCCCCTCGCTTATAATTCcactccaccaccaccaccaccaccatcgccatcgccatctccccctttctctctctctccctctccctctctctcatcaaCATCCCCCCAAACAAGCTCGTCGGAAGCGCTCCACGGAGCCCCTCTTTCCGCGAGGGCGGCCATGGAGAAGGGAAAGCACAGGGCGTTCCTCGAGGAGAAGTTGAAGGCCGAGCCCGCGGCCGAGTGCGAGGACggccccggcggcggcgacggcgaggacgacgacgacTCCAAGAGGAAGAAGGTGCCGCCGTCGAGCGGGAGCAGGCGCGGGAGCGGTAAAAGCAAAATTCCGGTTCTCGGCACGTGCTGTATGCAATGCGTTCTTCGCGCCTGCTCGTCGTCTTCGCTCGCCAGCTTAGAATTTAATGAGCTTTATATCTTGGACGGGAGTGGATTTAatgaattttcttccttttcgtttttGTGTGCTGCGGACGCTCCGGTGTTAGGTGCCGCGTCGAGGAATTGCCAGGCGGAGAAGTGCACGGCCGATCTCACGGAGGCGAGGCAGTACCACCGGAGGCACAAGGTGTGCGAGCAGCACGCCAAGGCTCCGGCGGTGGTCGTTGGCGGCCTTTACCAGCGGTTCTGTCAGCAATGTAGCAGGTCTGGTCCGATCTTATTTGCGATCCTGTCTGTATCGTGCTATTGCatcatgtcgtgtcgtgtcgtgtcgtgtcgtgtaaTGTTCTTGTGCGATCTTGAGCGGTAGTGAACTCTGAACTCAAACATGAGCTCCTGATCAGTAGAAACCACATGTTTTTCTTGCATCAATTCATGTCTACAAACTCAGGGTTCTAAGTTCATTTCGAAGATTTGTAATTTGGAGGATAAAGTCTCAGACCACATGGTAGTAATAGAATATCTAGAATTCGAATGTTTTCGTCGATTTTGCTACCGAGAGCACAGTGAAAGCAAGCGAACCGCTTGGAAATTGGGCGAGGAGTTCCTTACATTGCGGTCGAATTTCACCAAATCTGCTAGCACGCTTGATCTTTCAGCTCTTCTATGAGAATTATTGGATAATTTCTGTCCGGGTCTTTTTCTAAGCTGTGTGGAGACTCCGATTCTCGCTCTGCTGAATTTTGAATCGCGCCATTCCGGTCAAGTCCGACTGACTTCAATCTACTTTAGAAACTTGGTGGATCGGATTTTCATGATAGTAATCTACACCGAATGGACAGTTATGTGTCTTGACTCCGAGCTTGCAGTACATATGCTCGTCTTGGAAGCTAAATTCTGTCTATGATCTTAGTTCCGATCGATGTGCGTGTCTTCATAGTTTTAATCCTCGGTACGCTGTGAGTGCGTTTTATGTTCATAAGCACACAATAACTAAGGAAATGTCTTGTCTTGAATTTATATAAGCTTCGATCGTGATCGATGTTGTTATCTTCGCCCATCTTTTTCTTCCAACTCGGAGCTTGATGTGCAGGTTCCATGAGCTGTTGGAATTCGATGAAAACAAGAGGAGCTGCCGCAGGCGATTGGCGGGACACAACGAGCGGAGAAGAAAGAACCCGGCCGAGCCTCACATCGAGGGCTCGAGTGGAAAAGCTGGCGGCAGCACTCAAATGAAGGAGCTAGTCTGTGGACAAGTCGATAATCGGGGCCGGATCCAAGAGAATGCCACCTACAAACATTTCCAGATCAGATAAGCCCGTCGGACCGGTTTgatgctctctctcttctgtcatTCTAGTCAGTGATAATCTATATTATTCATAAGCTCTCTCGACACGAAAGAATGACTTTCCTCGACTTCAAATTCGAGGTTCCTAATCCTTCTAAATGAGGGAAGTTTAGGCGGATCGGCGTGCTCCGCTAGTTGCCATCGTGTGTTGTAGGCTAATGTTATCTCCCTGTTAGATCAAATAATTTAAGCTTGAGATTCTTGGTGGGTGAGGCGTTTTGTCTCTTATCTAATAACGGCACCCTCCTTTGCTCGACTCTGATGATCTGTCACGAGCGGACGGATCTGGAATCCGCTTGCGACGCCTGCGTTCGGAATGGTTGGCATTTCGGATTGATAATTTCCAGGGATCTCATGGAGTTGGGACCTAGGGAAGGTGGTATCTGGTTTCTTTTTCCTGGTCTTGAACTCGTTATCGGTATTGTTTATGTTGTTCTTGGCCAATCGGACATGCGCATCGCTCTGTACGATTGCCTGCAAGATGGgggggaaggggaggggagTAGGTGGTGTCTTTATCTCACGAGCTTGGGGCGAGGATCATGGCCTTGGTAAGTGAACTTTTTAGCTTTTGCACGCGAGCATGCGTGGTTTCCAGAAAAGGGATAATtccaatttggaaaataatttctcatgAATGCTTGTTTTgacgataaaaaaaatatttttggacaattcacttttaattttttttggtctaggattcaaacaatcatctttgaccttttaaaataaaaaaacaacattgagtatcttttagaaattttaaaataaaaaggagtgGAAAAGTATGGTTCTATTGAAATCTCGAGGGAGTGAAGAATAGATCTTCGAAATCAGAGGATGTAAAATGCAAATGCGGTTGATGCTGATGCGATGATGGCTTGGCTAATAATGTTGCTGCTGCATCCACAGGCATTTCCTTGTCAATGtctcttccttttccctctgtttccaattcattttatttctacATTCAAGgatgaaaaaaggaaatcatcaaAAGCCTCATTATTAATTAAAATCTTTAACAAATTTTCATCCTCACCCTCTTCAGCTCCAAAATCACTTTCCTCTCTATCCTCCTTGGAAGAGTGTATATATCACTCTTCAAATCTCTATCAACTGCGAGCGAATCATGGATCATGCACTAACAATGCAATTTCAATCAGTCCCACTAGACGGCAAAAGATGACAGGAGTATAGGCATCACAAGCGAAAGTCACTAACATGGCTTGGCTCCCCCCTGGCATCAGGGCGGGGCCGAGAAACAAATCCTCCATTGCTACAGTAAGCTACTGCTAAGGATACAAGACTGAATCACGACAAGACGCGGTAGAATTGCACCCGGACATGTCTTCTATTAAACAGCAGCATGTCTCATTTCGGTTTCCGCTCCAAGGATCCGACGCCCATCATTTGCAAAACCTTCCAAACCTTTGACCCGGTCGGCCTCGCCCATCAAGGTTTAGCTGGAGTCGCGGAGAACATTGACTCGGCCCAAATCTTTTCACGCCTGACTGCGATGGGCCTAGGGGATCCTGCATTAGTGCCAAGTACGACCGAGCTTCGAGTTGATAATACATGAGAACAGTCAAACGCTCTTTTTAGGAGTCGGCACCATCGGACCTCGGTATCAACCGTCCAAGCGTGTGGGTCACactcctttctttctcccccCTTTGAACCGGTCTTATCCCTcgagtttctttcttttcttttcttttctttttttaatctgttGGGAGGGGAACATATCGGCTATCCTCGTACTCAAACTCAGGATCCGTTTGTGTGAAGAACTATTCCCGGGAAATTGTTTTCCGACTTTCTGAGATGACGAAAAACTAATCGTtctatgaaaaatgttttcgtgaactgaaaaaaatgagtttagaTCGGGGAAAACAAATTTTTCCTCTAACAAGaggaaaaattaattattcTCCTAGAAAATGATTCTCAtgggaaatattttcatttattatgaaatttttagtgaGTATGCTTGTTTGAGTAAAAGGATTTTTCACGAATTAGTTTTCTGGACTTTGATATATTTGGTCAGCTGAAAATGACTAGTCGATGGAAAAGCATCTATGGCTAATGACAATATGTATGCACAAAATTACTAAAATGAGTTCCTAATTtggaaaggagaaaatattttctcaaaaaaatatttttctaaaaatattttcctttgtcaAAATGTATCtttaacataaaaaagaaaacaaaagaagaacagCATAGAGCTCGACCTGTAATTTTATCATTTACTAAAACCATGAGAATCGAATCCTTGCAAGTTTATATATGAAGGAAGCAGgacttccatttttctttctttataaaaataacCTTAATTATGCATTGGCTGCATATTTATATGTGAGGATAAAAGTGTAACTTGccaaatatttataaaagagaaaattaaacatcTACACGACTATTGTTTTTTTACACTATTTATCCACTCTTTTCCTCGTTTTGATTAAGAAAAATCTAAACTTAATAAATTTCGatcgtttcatgaaaaatgaatgatttagaaaatattttttgagaaCGAGTGTTTGTACTACTTAAAATTATTAGtcgaaataaaatattttgattatcaataaatttatatttaaatatttcgtaaactgtgaaaataatttttgttcattttaagaaATGACTTCCAAATCATTTGTCTTTTGGGAAATAAAATGCGCCCTAGATATAAATCGAAAAAACTTTAATAATTGTTGAAGATATATATAGTGGGTATGAATCGCAACGAATATAGGCAAACCATAAGGACCGTAGGTAAATAGGCttgaattttattagatttccATAAAGGTTGAATTTACGAGCAAAGAAACATTGTGGATTCGTTTTGCCCTAATTAGCACAACACACACTTAAAATGTGCCGATGAAAATTACGATTGTTCGAATCTTCATCTACAATTCAATTGGCATAGATGTATTATTTGTAAAGAAttaagacaagaaaaaaaaaattaaaagacatTTCCTCCGagcaatgccaaaaaaaaaaaaaaatagatgagaaGGAAACGTAACGCAAATTCTTCCCAACACACGAGAAAAGGCGCAGCAGATTGGAATAAAGATGAGCAAAAGGcgtaaaagagaaagaaataaatcgaaaggaaaaataaaacaacaaaaaataataattatgagTAAAATGACGGAAATACCCATCCTGCTCGAGCGACAAAAGGCCGCCCCACCGAACCAACATGtgcttcccctctctctctctcctcttctcctctcgTTTCTTGCCGTAGCCTCCGaactcgctctctctctctagcgagCGATAAAAATAATCAGCTTCTTATAAATTCTCCCCGTTCGTCTCCTCCTCGgttctccttccttccttcttcttcttctgcttcttcttcaccaCTTCGCtaccttctctccctccctctctctctctctctctcattcgtCGCCTCGCGCATTACGAGCGCCAATGCCTGCGCAGAAGCGGTCCCTGCCGGAGAGCGCGAACGACGAGGACGCCTCGCCACCGAGCGGCCAccacaaccaccaccaccaccaccaccacaaccaCCACCAGCACGCCAAGCAATCCCGCCGCGACGGGGACCCCGAGCAGGACGACCGGCCCGCCGGGGAGCCGCAGGACGGCGCCGCCGGGGGCGGAGGCGGGGGCGCAGGAgctgacgaagaagaagaaggtccGCCTtagctcctcttcttctccttctttcttgtcgttctctctctctctctcgttgacGAGCTCGCTGTTCGTGTACGTAATCTGTGCGTGCGGTGCGTGCGGGGGCATGCGAGCGCGAGCTCGCGATTGATGCGATCGGATTTGGCGCTCATTGGAAGTGATTCCTCTCgctctttgttttttctccagATTCTCAAGGGAGCCCGTCGTCCAGCTCGGAGGAGAAACCTGAGTACTCACTCCTCTCCACCTCTCGATCTATCCCTATCGCTCCGGATTCTCTCTCCTTCGTTGCTCGTCGTTGCTTGTTAGTCGCGCGGCTCGCGCCCGTGCCGCTTTGCTTGATTTCGCTGTTTCCTTGGCTTCCTTCGTGAAATGATGTCGCGTCTCCCGCGACTCTGAAGTTGCTTGTGTTGATCTGTTGATGTGGCCGATTCGGGCGCGTCCTCTGGTGGTCAGGCTTCGCTTGATTCAATGCATGAGAATAACTATTGCATGTTGCAATTCGTTTTGCTTTGCTGCCAGTCCGACGCTGCATCTCGAGAGGATTTTCAGTTCGTTGAGATCGTGGTTTTGTCTTACACATGAATATCGCATTGCTATTTTTGTGCGTCTATTTCGATTTTAAGTTGGCGTCGCGTCCAAATTTTGGATGGGAAAATAATGACGTTGACTGGACTTCTTTTGTGCCGCGTATAGATGTATTACCATCTCATACAATATTTTCGTGGCAATTTTAGTTTTTCGAAACCAACCAGAACTTATTTCAATTGTGTGTTGTCGCTGTAGGCAAGCCTGGATGTTCTTCTCCAgttttttgctttgatttttttatctttctgtCTCTGTAACATAATTATGTTATGTTCGGTGTTTAAATTATCAAGACAGGCTTTGCACTTCGATTATGGTCAAACTATTAGTTGGCTCAGGTGTATGTATGTGCAAGATTCATGTTAAGAGGCATTTACATAAGTTAAGGATGGTCAATCTACTGACTTAGGTGAGGAGAAGGCAATATGCCATTTGGACTTTGGTTTCTGCTTTGAGTTGCTATGAATAGTTGGACAAATAAGCAAAAGCGATCCTTGACTAGTGATGGAGCCCAGGTgtgatattattaaaaattaaagtgccaaaggataagaaaaattttactaCAACAGCTGATATAGGTAGTGTTTCTGGTATGGAGTCCTGCACTTTGTCCATCAGATTAACTAGTGCATTATTAATGTGGCAGAAATGATCATTTGAGTTGAGTGGAAGATGGACGGTGCAAGATATTAGGCATCAGTTTTAACATCCATGGCAGTTGCCTATCACTTGCTTTTGATAATATCCTTCTCTGTTGCCGACTTCTAAAACTCTGAACAGACCATGTCTCTCAGCTACTTTGCATGGTTATCATGTAGTTCTGTCTTTATAGATGGTATTTGACATCCTTATGGTGGTTACTTCCTCTTTAGGGCTCTTTGTCCAAATTTGGGCTGGTAAAGACCCCACAGAGATGAATTCTAGTATCTTTGTCCATTGAACGTATTCACCAATGCAAGCATCACATATGCTTCTGTTGTTCAATGCTGCAAATGAACGTTGGACCCCATTATCTATTTTGAAATGGACCCTGTCCAGCTGGTCCGCATTACTAGCTACTCGTAAACATTGGTGCAGCTGTGAATGAACGACATCTGactttgtatttttaaaagagTTCGAAAAAGTTTGAATCTGGACAGCCATAGTCTCAAAATCCAACTCCTGGGAACCTAAGGACCTTAAGGAGTGCATCAAATCCTTGCAAGTCCTAAGTATCTTGGAAAGATTTTCTTGGGGTGAATCTCTGTCTATAAGCTTCGTGAATCTGAAAAGCAGAGAGATTCTCACTTTGGTATCTGGAATATCACGAAAATTGTGGCAAATGTGAACCTTAAGAGTTCACAAATACATATATCTGTGCTGCATGTGTGGCAAAGTTTGTGTTTCTTTATCTTTGGTCAAGTTTATCAAAGTGGGATTACTGTATTCTATTCCCAACCTCATAATATTCTCAATGCGTCTGAAGACAAGTTCTTTGGGAAGGACATGGTAGGGCCTgctttggggttttttttttttgtgggggggTGTGTTAGTGTATGAGGTTGCTTGCTTTATATGTCCATAAATAAAAGGCCTTGCATGATCTGTTCTGTTAGCTTTTGTATTTATCCTGTTTGGCACTGAAGACTACTCCTTTGGCTTATATAGTCCCTTTAGAGTATCAGCAATTTCCAAATTGAATGCTGACAtcacttattttcttgtttcctgCAGATTTGTCTATGTAAAACTATCAGACATTCGTAAAGATGTACAATGCCCAATTTGTCTAGGTACTGTTTGCCTTGGCATCTTGCGTCTAAATACTTCTGAATAGTATGGCTTTATCTTTATAGGATGCATCCAGGCAAATATCCTTTACGAATCATTTGTAAAGATGGTGACGTGTGCCAACTTCTGCTGCATTATGTATGACTGTAATAATTTAATGTGTGTTCTGTAGAGtttggggaagaaaaaaaaggatatgaGTTAATTAAACTTTGTTTTTGTGATATGTTGGAATTGAGGTTTAAAATCTATGTTCATAATTATGTCTTTTTGCACTGGGCAATCTTATTAACTTCAGAGGTTAGATGTGCCCATTTAATTTAAGTTCTTTGTGCAGGAAACCTACTACAAAATTAGAGTCTCTGACTCTCTGAACTAGATTGGTATAAGCAACTATTAATCTAATTGTCTTTTTTGTTGTGTACTGCCTGTACACTAggatttttctctttcatatTGGTGCTTATggagataaaaagaaaggagttTTCCTTGGAAATGTTAGCATCAACACCTATGGTGTTTTTAATGTCTTAATCTGGGTAAAGAAGATGCCTTCAGTTCAAATTGTCCCCACAATGAGTTCTCTATCATAACCGATATTTTCCCTGGACAATGACTCCATATATTTAGACTTTGAACTTTTCACCAAATTAATTGTGCTGAAACGTGCTGTTGTATTGATTTTGTTCAGGGGAAAGCACTACTTCGTCTTCTCCAGTCTCTCTGGTTgttttgaaaagagaataagaTACATTATCGGACAGATTTTCGACATCATGCAATGACTTCTAATCTTGAGCTTTAGTTATAAGATCATCATAGATTACTGTTGCAGACTTCTGTAAACCCGCCATGACTCCAACTGACAGTCAGAACTAGGATGGTGAACTTCTATTAGGTTCAAAAATATGACTGGCCATGATCTGGGAAAGATGGAAGTCTACTTTTCATACCTATTAAAGGTATCATTGGTAATTTCAGAGTACTTTTTGGGGAGGGTTTAACAACATAGTTACGTTTAGTTCTGGTCTTCTTGTTCAAAAAACCAgttgattttttggataatgtTATCCATCAGTAGTTTAGTTATCATGCTTCCCTTAAGTTGTGATTATCATAA
The sequence above is drawn from the Eucalyptus grandis isolate ANBG69807.140 chromosome 11, ASM1654582v1, whole genome shotgun sequence genome and encodes:
- the LOC104424934 gene encoding squamosa promoter-binding protein 1 codes for the protein MEKGKHRAFLEEKLKAEPAAECEDGPGGGDGEDDDDSKRKKVPPSSGSRRGSGAASRNCQAEKCTADLTEARQYHRRHKVCEQHAKAPAVVVGGLYQRFCQQCSRFHELLEFDENKRSCRRRLAGHNERRRKNPAEPHIEGSSGKAGGSTQMKELVCGQVDNRGRIQENATYKHFQIR